A single window of Sparus aurata chromosome 12, fSpaAur1.1, whole genome shotgun sequence DNA harbors:
- the LOC115592222 gene encoding kinesin-like protein KIF2A, with translation MEEQVLEDHQAVFQESIRWLEDEKVLLEMTEEVDYDVESFATQLEQILDQKIDILTELRDKVKSFRSALQEEEQASQQITPKRPRAL, from the exons atggaggagcaGGTTCTGGAGGACCACCAGGCCGTCTTCCAG GAGTCCATCCGCTGGCTGGAGGATGAGAAGGTGCTGCTGGAGATGACGGAGGAGGTCGACTACGATGTCGAGTCGTTTGCGACTCAGCTGGAACAAATCCTGGACCAGAAGATCGACATTCTCACTGAGCTGAGAG ATAAAGTCAAGTCTTTCCGCTCTGCCCTCCAGGAAGAGGAACAAGCCAGCCAACAGATCACCCCGAAGAGGCCTCGTGCactatag
- the LOC115592988 gene encoding tripartite motif-containing protein 16-like produces MAQKAVQLDRETFSCSICLDLLKDPVTTPCGHSYCKNCIKDHWDTEDEKRIYSCPQCRKSFIQRPELLKNTMLAVLVEELKKTGLQAAPADLCYAGPEDVACDFCTGRKLRAVKFCLQCVASYCEKHLQPHYDVAPLKKHKLVEPSEKLQENICSRHDEVMKMFCRTDQQCICYLCSVDEHKGHDTVSAAAERTERQRELEGSRHNIQQRIQDREEEVKVLQQEVEAINGSADKAVEHSEKIFTQLIHLMEKRRSDVKQQVRSQQETEVSRVKELQEKLEQEITELKRKDAELKKLSHTEDHNQFLHNYPSLSALSESTHSPSINIRPLKYFEDVTAAVSEVRDKLQGVLRETMKNILQTVTDVDVLLSIPENMTRADFLRYSREITLDPNTVNTRLLLSEGNRKAIRLRQHQSYSDHPDRFTMLLQVLSRESLTGRCYWEVERRERGGGGVAVAYKNISRAGSSGECGFGSNDKSWMLFCSTGIYNFHHNKVQTTVSGPRSSRVGVYLDHGAGILSFYSVSDTMTLLHRVQTTFTQPLYAGLQINVL; encoded by the exons atggcgcagaaagcagttcagctggaccgagagactttctcttgttcaatctgtttggatctattgaaggatccggtgactactccctgtggacacagctactgcaagaactgtattaaagaccactgggacacagaggatgagaagaggatctacagctgccctcagtgcaggaagagcttcatacagaggcctgagctgctgaaaaacaccatgttagcagttttagtggaggagctgaagaagactggactccaagctgctcctgctgatctctgctatgctggacctgaagatgtggcctgtgatttctgcactgggaggaaactgagagcagttaagttctgtctgcagtgtgtggcctcttactgtgagaaacacctgcagcctcattaTGATGTGGCtccattaaagaaacacaagctggtggagccgtcagagaagctccaggagaacatctgctctcgtcatgatgaggtgatgaagatgttctgtcgtactgatcagcagtgtatctgttatctctgctctgtggacgaacataaaggccacgacacagtgtcagctgcagcagagaggactgagaggcagagagagctggaggggagtcgacacaacatccagcagagaatccaggacagagaggaagaagtgaaggtgcttcaacaggaggtggaggccatcaatggctctgctgataaagcagtggagcacagtgagaagatcttcacccagctgatccatctcatggagaaaagacgctctgatgtgaagcagcaggtcagatcccagcaggaaactgaagtgagtcgagtcaaagagcttcaggagaagctggagcaggagatcactgagctgaagaggaaagacgctgagctgaagaagctctcacacacagaggatcacaaccagtttctacacaactacccctcactgtcagcactcagtgagtctacacactcaccCAGCATCAatatccgtcctctcaagtactttgaggatgtgacagccgctgtgtcagaggtcagagacaaactacagggtGTCCTGAGAGAGACCATGAAAAACATCTTACAGACTGTGACTgatgtggatgttttactgtcaataCCAGAAAACAtgaccagagctgacttcttaagatactcacgtgaaatcacactggatccaaatacagtaaacacacgtctgttattatctgaggggaacagaaaagctaTAAGACTGAGACAACATCAGTCTTATTCtgatcacccagacagattcactatGTTGcttcaggtcctgagtagagagagtctgactggacgttgttactgggaggtggagaggagagagagaggaggaggtggtgtagcagtcgcatacaagaatatcagcagagcagggagctcAGGTGAATGTGGATTTGGATccaatgacaaatcttggatgTTATTTTGTTCCACAGGTATTTATAACTTTCATCACAACAAAGTCCAAACTAccgtctcaggtcctcggtcctccagagttggagtgtacctggatcacggtgcaggtattctgtccttctacagcgtctctgacaccatgactctcctccacagagtccagaccacattcactcagcctctctatgctggacttcAGATTAACG TACTTTGA